The sequence below is a genomic window from Ficedula albicollis isolate OC2 chromosome 2, FicAlb1.5, whole genome shotgun sequence.
ctgctaGTTCTACATCAAAATGAGACAATAGTATGAAAAGAAACATCTTCATCTCATTCATTGCGAGGAACCTCCCTGGACACATGCTGATCCCAGAGCCAAAGGGCATTAGGAAAtacttcagttttcttcctgccttGTAGAATGCGGTTTTCTTCTTGCCATTCTCTATGTATCGATCGAACTTATACTCCTGAAAAcgaaagagagagagacagcgTGATATCTAACAAGGCGGTTACACGAGCTGCTTTCTTTGCACAATGGTAACGCGTCGGAAACCCAGAAAATAAGATAAAGAGGAAGACAAGGAGCTGACAGCTTCTTCTTTCTAGTTGGTTCCCTCAAGTTTCATTAACTCACATTATCTTCCCTGCAAAGAACACCTTTTAAATCCACTTATTTAGCTTAGTCCTTTTACATCAAGCTCCTTCAACTTCCACATTTCATCACCGAGTGTCTGGCCTGTATTGATTGTAATTAGATTTTGACCGCTTTGTAGCAGGGACAATGAACCTTAGTGGAAGGACAATTTTCGTGTAAAGCATCATAGGCACTCAGTGTGGTACATACATCATGAATAAGGATAATCCGCCAAATTCTGCAAATGCCTATGAATAAATTAATGCATTGCACCGGTTTTGCTCTTGCAAGCTAAAGCAAAATCCGTCCTTCTTTTGCACCAAAAACTCCAACGCTTTGCAGTCGGTTTTCCTTTCAGTTGGAGATGTTGCTGCTTAATTTGCCATATATTaccttcaaatattttgttgcaGAAGCTGTGAGCAAAACAGGACAATGCCAATGACTGACCATTATATATGATAATTTTGAAGTAAGGCTTGAGGTCACACTTGTAACCTACCTTCCATAAACTGAACATATTTCTGACTGTTTTTGAGTAGCAGGATCCCTGTTTAGAGATAATTTGTGTTTTTGAATGAAGGAGATCTGGCATCCTCACTCAGTCAATGGCAAATTAGCCACTTACAAAACCCTCCTGCATGCTTTGAATAAAAATGACAGGCACTTCTTGCTTATGGTCACTCATTAGCATTTGTCCTGCTTTGCATACATCTGCTATAGCAGCAGCCatttggagctggctgggaacAAGTCAGTCAGACAGAAACCGACCtcaactgattaaaaaaaacacaccaccattaaaaatacactgaTACTGATCTACCCATTAGATTAAAGGCTCTGAAAATCAGGCACTCCAGTTCTTGCTGTTGAGAAACAAATGTCAGGGGAGGTGGTCAGTGAGAAAAGGATCAAGTGCTAGGTGCACTGGAGGGGATGCAACTTTGGGTGCTGAAGAACAAGAGCTTGTTTCAAAAAATAGCAGAGGCCTGGATTTTCCACAAATATAAAGGTGATTCTATGTCTGCTTCCACtgacaagtaatttttttcagtctctttgaACACCCCAGCCAAAAAGAAGCAcgcctttatttttttctgccaggaAGTTATTGCTTCATTTGAAGCAGCACAGTAACAAACGAAAGTCCAGAATACCATAAGATTTACTTCCTGAATTCTAAATCCTGCTGGTCTAAAAAAGCATCACTAAATATGAACCGCAGTAGTTTAAAAACCCAACCTAGAGCTCTTCACTCAAAAATTTTCACAAGGTGCACTTCTGGTGTCTGGAGCAATTAAGAACTGTGTTATtgaacacacagacacactgggTCAAACCTTATGCTTTCTTTGTCAAATTAAGAGCTTTCTGAGACttgtaattgctttttttaaaaaaaatgaattgcTGTCTAAGGaatagagaaaacagaaaacaagtgtGAGACAGGAATGTAGCCAACGACAGTGACATCAaactcagtgctgctgaagcCCCTTGGGTTGAGTAGTGTTTCCTTAAAAGCTAGTTCACTGGCTTAATAAagactaatttttaaaaatgaaggagcTTTCAGCCATGCACAAAGTCTCCTGAAAGAGACATGGTGACTGTCAGCAAGGAAAAGGTGAGGACACTGAGCAAAAACAGGCAGTGAAGTTCTGTGTGGACGAGCTGCTACAAGTATTATGAAAACTGAGCAACCTCCTGTGATTGATCTAAGTCTCTTTCTGTCACACGCTTTATTTAGCTTCGTTTGGGAAGTCACCATGGAGGGTTTCCTGCAGGGTTTCCTGATATTTACTCTATGGGTTTTGCAGAGTTCATTTACTGAGCTCTATAACTAGCTGAGTTAGAATTTAGGGATTCACTTAGACACTTTATAGAAAACTGACTCATTAATTTAGTCCTTAATGGGTGGAGAAAGAGGTCAGAAATATATGCTTACACTTACACAATATGGTGCCAAACCACAAGATAGCTTGAACTTAAATTTATGTATCCAGGAGAAAAAGCATTGCTACAAAATTATCTCGTCAAGCTGcctgttttcccaggaaaagttTTCCCTAAATACATGACAAGCTCAAGACTGCACCTTTCAAAAAATTCATTCTCCATCTCTATCTGATCCTCAGTAGTTATTGTTGAAAGCACACTGCATATTTTAAGAACCAAACAGAACAGTGATTTCCCCACTTTTCGAGAGGGGCCCATGTGCTGAAATCAATGTACTGCAATGTGTGGATTGCTCATTCACTatcaaaaagataaaatatatgAACTAAAGCTGTACTGTgaaagctgagcagagctgataCTAAGCAGATATATTCAAGCAATGGAAATATGGTAATATATTCCGGCAATTATTGGATAAGGGAGGAGATCAGTTTCCACACTGATGCTTTTGGTCTAGGACCTAAACAAACAGATGGACTTTTGACAAATCAATAACGTTCTCCAAAATAAAGTGttaaggataaaataaaaaaaaaaaaagaagctaatTTGTTAGCTGTTATCTATCCTTTTTTaaggataaaaatattaatcagcTATTTGCCAATAGagggattatttttaaaaccctgattttctctgcaggctttatcttcatttttgggtggggacagccagcagagctcctctgaatataattttcattctcATGGCTCCAATGTTCATCCCAGTGACTATACCTTATTCCTGCTGACTCCAACATGCTCCACACCTCCTCTCActgaggctggcagagctcctaCCCAAGGAAATGCTGTCCTGCACCAAACGAGGCACttgaatttcatattttctttgcaaCCTCTCATCTTTAAACTCCTGAAAGGGAGAGCTTTACAGAGCAATGTCTCTAACATGGCTTTCtataaacatgcaaaaaaatccagttcCTTTCTTCTTTGGCTCAAGTGCCAAGGATGATAATCAGAATGGCTGGGAGACAGCCATTTGCTTAGGAAAACAGGGATGAGGAATGGATGAGGTACAAGCTTTTGCTTCTCAGGCAGGCAAGCCATTTAACAGCCTCAGCGTGCACccttgctctttcttgctcttcctCTGTGGCACCCTGCGCTGGGGACAGCAATCTGGGGAGCAACCTAGCCCAGAGGAGGACTATTCAATTTGCATGCAGGTGGTGAACTTCTGAAGCTGTATTACAGCTGAGGCAGGGTGGATTAATTTCGAGTCTTTGATATTCATTAACTTGAGCGTcagagaaaaatacaaggaGATGACACAATTACCCTCCGAGCTTCACTGCAGAGCAACAGCTTTACAGTCTCAAGTTCACAACACTCTAATTGATCAAGAAGGGGTGAATCCCTACGAAGGGAGGTGAAAAAGCATAAGGCTCAAGTAAGACACTGCTATTATAGGGCTTCAGAGAGTCAATGATGCTTTGCGGGCACTTAGCTAAATGGCCCACATTATTTGCTATTTAAACCACCTTCTATTATTCAGCCCTCCTTGGGTATCAAATGATCCACTGCCAAACAAAGCCCACATTTAGCCTAAAGTTTATGGTAGTCAATGTGCAATTGTCAATTCCTTTGAAAGCAGTCGAAGTCAGTCTCATCACCATATTTCTCTCTTCAGGCCATGAATCCTTTGACCTGCAGAGCCCTAGAAAACACATCTGAAACTAGGAAGATTTGTTCCACAAGAAGgaacagcagttaaaaaaaacccaacaaaacaacaacccaCAGATCACAAAAGACTTGGCTGCTTCGATGTGCCTGGAGTAGGAAGAGTAGCACCAGCTGAATGTTTACCTTAGGATCTTCATAGACCTCAGGGTCCATGTGCAGAATCTGCGGGTAAAGGGCTATCCAGTCTCCTTTCCTCAAAACGACTTCTTGATTCCCTTCAAGCTTGAGAACAAAATCCTCTTGGCTGATGCGGATGTTCATGGAGGACGAGCACATTCTTAAACTCTCGTTTAAGGCACTCTctgcaataaaacaaaaggggaggggggaagcaTCAGAAATATGGGAGATGACTGGAAGTTATACATGGCTACAGCTGCTGATTCTCCAGGAGTTCAGTAGGGCAGgctaaaggagaaaaaaaagggaagaaaaacacacaagcaGAACCAAACATAAAGCAGAGACCAGGAGGATTAGGGTGGGGCAGTCGGGATGCTGAACATCCCAAAGTGATTCTCACTGATGCTGATGAGAAATCCTGTCGGTTGTAAGCAGCACCAAGTTTTGGGTGGAAAGTAATTATTCAGCCATCACGTTGAAAACAACACAATCAAAAGACACGAACACTTCATGCATTTACATATATTTTGGTGGCTGCAAACAAATACCAGCAAAAGCATGCATGATTAGCTTGCCTTTTGAAAGATGTTGGATTTAATGGTAGGACTACACATTAGAAATCATTCTGCCTTCTAATTCTGTAGTCAttctgagaattttaaaatgtattttcttttcaatgcaCAATGCTGCCAAATTATAGTGTCTGTTGTGGTCAGCGTGAATGAAGGCAATTCATTATCTGCCTAGTAATTTTAAGAGAGAAAGACATTTCTAATTGGCCTAGAGGAAACAAAACATAGCCCTTTTAGGTTTGGGGAAAGCAAGATTTCTGTCTCCACCATCACATTCTGGAAGGCTCCAGAAGCTGAATGTCCTTGCTTTCCCAGTGGCCTTCACCTTTTGCTCCTAGCACGACAGATTTTATGGCTAATTTCCGGCAATTTATCCTGGCAGTTTGAGGAGGAATTCCTTTGGGAATAATATGCATAATTTGCATAAATCATTCTGATAGCATGTATATCAGCATGTAGCTCCTGTCTAGGGCTGCATCTCTCACTTTGTAATCAAAACTGACTATTTTTCCACCAGCGTGTATGGGCACTGTTACATGTGACTTGATTCCTTCTAATCATTAGTGTGAAAAATAGCCTAAAATAGGGTTTCATTTGCATGTAATAATCCATTTGTGTCTGCATTTATGTTTTGTGATATCAAATAAGCCTACTCCAAGTATTCACCAAGGCACTGCCATCGCTGCACCCAAAAGGTTAGTTTATCAGAGACAGTAGCTACCCAGTGTAGAtgcctctgaaaaaaataataacaaacgttctttcactaaaaattaaatctggTGCAGCATGCATAGCAAATAAAGTGGCCCTGGATGCTTTCTTGCAGGAGGTTTTTCCTTAAGCATGCATTTGTCTAAAGAAATGAGGCTGCGGTCAGCTTTGTGTGGCCAGCGCCGTGATTCAATGTGACGTACAGTGAGTCTGTGCATATTCTTTTGGACTGCCTTCGTTACTATAATCAGGCAGAGTCAAATCGGCTTGTTGGTGACGAAGCCAGAAAAGAACCCTGGTTCCAGAAGATGGCCTCTACTGCGGATAGCCACAAGGCACCTGACACGATAGATTTCAactggcactgctctggcaaCAAAACTTTACGCGGTACAACGGAAGGGTCCAGCCTCGGCTCGAGACTGCCTTCAACCTGCAGAAAATGAAGCTGGTAGCTTTGTACCAGTCCACCATTTGGAAGTGCTGGTGACATATGTAGAGATGGCAGAAATCAAatgaggaagagggaaggagggaaaaaaaaaaaaaaaaaagggggggggggggggggggggggggggggggggggggggggggggggggggggggggggggggggggggggggggggggggggggggggggggggggggggggggggggggggggggggggggggggggggggggggggggggggggggggggggggggggggggggggggggggggggggggggggggggggggggggggggggggggggggggggggggggggggggggggggggggggggggggggggggggggggggggggggggggggggggggggggggggggggggggggggggggggggggggggggggggggggggggggggggggggggggggggggggggggggggggggggggggggggggggggggggggggggggggggggggggggggggggggggggggggggggggggggggggggggggggggggggggggggggggggggggggggggggggggggggggggggggggggggggggggggggggggggggggggggggggggggggggggggggggggggggggggggggggggggggggggggggggggggggggggggggggggggggggggggggggggggggggggggggggggggggggggggggggggggggggggggggggggggggggggggggggggggggggggggggggggggggggggggggggggggggggggggggggggggggggggggggggggggggggggggggggggggggggggggggggggggggggggggggggggggggggggggggggggggggggggggggggggggggggggggggggaaaaaaaaaaaaaaaaaaaaaaaaaagagaaataattataAAGTACCACGGCAAAATAGCAGGTTTACATTTAACCAGCCAAGCAACGCGGTCACATCCTATCGGTGGACATCCTCCCGGAACGTGTGGCAGTCCCTGCCCGCTGCCGGATCTCAAATGACAATTGGGCAGCATATCTTATGCAGAAGTTAATCACAATAATGGAGCACAAAGTGTGGCTTAGCGGTCAGATCGTAAATGACAAATCTGTTTTACCTTCCAGTACCAGTTATGTGTGGAAGGCGAGCTTGGCTCTCGCTCTGAGCGATCATGCCGATAATCATTAGATGACAAAAGTAATGAGTCACATTATGATCAACAAAGGAGAATGGAGCTTATATGGCTTTGCAGGCTcgcattaaaaaaatagacaGTCAGCTTTCCACAAATGCCAGAGCTATACATTGAGAGGAATGACAACTGCACAATAAAACTGCAGCCTCTACTTGCAGTTGTCATAGTTCAGCAGACACCAGCCATCGCTGCTGACAGACCAGCTGGGTAGCTTGGGAGGCCTTCCATTCTGCACCGTGAGGTACAGTAAATTATCCAGCACGGTAGAGCAACATCTGTTTCTGTGCTTGTGCCGAACAAACAAGGCAATTTAAAGCATACCAAGGGATAACCAAGCAGCAAATGAACATGaccctcatttttttccccccttcttaCACACATGAGATGCTAAACTTCACTGTGCAAGCGCTACATAAAGAAGCCAGGCTGTTGTTTGATAAGGTGTTGTCAGAGagattttacatattttctagagagagaaggaggggggaagagagagagatatCTCTCATAGTATTGTTATTCTTAGAATCCTCCCACTTCTCTCTTCATTTCTCTTATACTAAAGCTAGCACTCAGCTTCCAATTCATtctagactttttttttttaaaaactgtttcaaTATACTTATAAATATTCAGTCTTTAAACCCTAATTTGCTATACTTAGTTCACATGCCTTCAAGCATTTGTCTTCCAATTTCCACTGAATAAATGCGTACTAATGAGAAATAGAGCAAGCTGCTGAGGCAAAGCTGGGTGACTTGAGCCTGGCCTGCCACCAGCTTGTGATAGGCAGGCAAATTGAGTTAAAATGAAAAGTCTTGTCAGCTGAAATACAACATGGTAGCCAAACAGCAAGCTGTCAATCATCCAGCCAAAACAAGGGACTGCAGGTAATAAAAGGTCATTGCGAATCATAAGTGCATTTGGCTTTCGTTGGCaagttaattttaattaaacatgATCTCTATCtgtaaatgttttataaaactTATTGTGCAATAATGGATTGTTAATTTTACACGAACACAGCAGAGGTAATAGGGTGCAATAATTATTAGAGTATATTGTAGGAAAATAGCTATTGAGTATGCTAATATTTGGGGGGGTCATTTACCCACGGGCATCATGGTGTGCCAACACAAACGATAATCTGAAACAAGTACATTTGCATCTTAGTCAGAACTAAATGGTACTGCCCAGCCCAttccagaaaaatatatttatttctttcaattcaACCAATGATTTTAATGCCTAGCCTTTGTGTTGTGACTAAACACTCTGTATTAGTTCCTTTTGGGTCCCTACTCTTTCTTGTGTACAAAACAATTCTTTAAGCTGTGCTCTTTTTGCAGGAATATCTGGGATTCAGCAATGACCTGGGGCAAGAATACTTCACCATATAAATGAATGGACTAATATTAAACAAACGAACTGACTAAACATGCCTAGCATTAAACATGCACTAAGTACATCTCTGCTTTACCCCTGGCATTTCCATTATAACCAGTTTAACTGACAGACCATTTTCATGTCTCCTTTACCATATTAGAGCTCTGTTGTGAGCCATAATGTCTAATAATGTATGTTACTCTGAGCACACAAATACATTTGGATTTTGGGACTGTATTGTTATGTAGACAATACAAAGGGTGCTGCCCCAGAAATGCCATCAGCAAAAGATAGTCAGGGCCAGAATTTGCTAGTATGATTTTGGGTTTaatgtgttttgcattttggtttttaaaaaatcaaataatcaTGTACCTGAGCTTAGAATTGAGGAGTACATCAGGCTGTTGTTCCCTAGACCCAAACAATCTGACCATAATAACAATGCTACTTCCTGAGAAAGACTTTTAGCAATTTGTGCTTCTTCTCCATAGCATGAAGAATCAAAAAAAGTCTCCTGTTATAGTAGGCCAAAAAGAGGACGGAGAATCAGAGCGCTTAAAACAGGAGAATGAGATGACAAGGTGACGAACATGCAAGCATCCCACCTGGTTTGCCTCACTCGAGAGCAGGGACACAATCCCAGTTTCCTACGCTCTGGGTTGGCACAGAAGGAATGGAAAGAGCAAAAGCTCAGTCTTGGAGGTTTGGGGTTAGTGGCCTTCCTGCAACAGGGGAGCTCTTGGTGTGCAAGCAGTGCAATTTGGGACTGTCGTTCCTCCTACACATTTATTAACAAAACatcattttcccctttccacTGAAGCATGACTCCAATTCTCTTAtggtacagattttttttctatattattattttatgggACTGTATCCAGCCCTTTATGACTTAAGTGCCAGAAGAACTGAAATCTAGCTTCTGTTCATATCACATTATGTTTAACATGATtataaaatttaacaaaagTGTTACAAGAATACTACAAAGTAGGATGTGGCACTTCCCTCTTAACACATAAATCAAATGCTACCAAGGTACTTCAAGATTTCAAGAAGCAGAGGAATGACACAGCTAATGTTTTTAAACTGTTCATACTGTTTTGCAACAGATGGTTTTAGCAAACTACATGGTTTCATTTTCCTCATTCCTACACTTTTGGGAagcctttttcccccttttttcatGGCCATTCCCATCTCAGTCTATGAATGTAAACTAAATTCTCTTTTGATCTTCTTGATGCTTGGTAACTTATTTATTGCTGTATGCTAGCTCTGATGTGAAGTAGTTTTACTCGTGTTCCTTATAATTCCATTAAATGCTTAGAAAGTCATGTTACTCACCAGAACTGTCATTCAATACCTCCtctatttcaaaaatattctcCACTGGTTAGAGATAAATCTGCATCAAAACAGCCATGACTGTGGATGTAACCAACTTAGTAGACTCATGATATGCAAGATTAATATTGATGCTCTAACACAAAGGAAATGGATCAGACTCAATTTTATATTTGTACTAATCAATTCAAGTTTGCACACAGATTCTTGAGACATGCCACACTGGATGATCTTGGAGAATGGCAGGTATTACAAGGATCCAAACCAGGCACAGAATGCACTGTTCCACCACCATCCCTTGACACAGTTTTGTTTAAGAGTGGAGCATCAGTTCAGGTCATGAGCTACCAAGACCTATGGACATGAGCTTGTTTTGAACACGGGATGggttttgatatttaaaaacagaggATTATTGAACCTTTAATCTCTTAATCAGCTGTTGTCTGCCCTTGTTAACACTACTTGTGGAGACTTACAGATGTTTAAAGGTTAGGTACCTACCTGCTACATCCTCTTTCCTCCCTTGGGCTATTTTCACCATTTCTCTTGCCAGTGTCTGTGTACCACCGAACGAAGTGAAACCAAGAGCTGATGCTCTGAAGGCCTGTACAGCTCCTGATTCAAACAACTTCTAACGACCACTGGCAAGGCTGTCCCTCTGAACCCTGGATCCAGAACTGTAGCTCCCTTAAAACTCCTTCTTTTGAATAAAGTATTGAAAACACCATTTCTCCTCTGCAAATTCTtaccttcttttattttatttgtaggCATTGCCCAACAGAACCCTGCTTTAgaagccttttttgttttgttaaagagagaaagaaagaaattgcttGCGGATAAAATACAGTTGCAGTTTAAATACACAATCCCactttaatttcagaaaagggTCTTTCTTGGCAGTACCATACAGAAGTATTTGAAATGCGTTAACACTTCGGCAGATGCTCAGAATCAAACAACTTAATAGGCATCAACTTTTTTGCAAATAATTGCAAAGCTTCGATTTAGCCTTTTGCATACCTTGCATAGTTAATTACCTAGGCTTTAATGTTTACATGCAATGAGAGTATCTACAGCTATAAACTACATAATTTATAATTGATGTAAATGGGTGTTATTATGTCAATTAGGCAGCTGTGTCCTCCACCTTCTCAGTAAACAGAAATGAGTGATAAACCGAGTTTGCTGGGAGAGCCCCTCTTCTCTTCCtaacagataaaaataaattacctaGGTAGACCAGGTTGTCCAATTGTTCTCTGGTGAGGTGGATGTTATATGTGGGCCCTCTCTTTTGACCTGTTGACTGTAGCAAATGGTCAATCTCGTCACGCACCGCTGCAAGAGCTTCTGGGTGCCGCAGAAGATAATACATGGCCCAGAATGTAGCTGGAATCGTGTTTCCCACAGAGGCCCACAGGAAGGCAAAATGATGTGCTGGGAGAAAATAAGTGAAAAGGAAGATTAATAGCGTTTATTACACTGATTAGATTTGCAGTGTGCTAATTAAAAGATGTTAGGACACAGACCCAGCCAAGGATCAGTGAATGCTAATGAGGACCAATAGGCTTCTGAAGTCTAATTTTCTGCTTAATGAGAATAGTTTGAAATGTAATGTcgggggggtggggggaataAGGGGAGGAAATGCAGCTCAGTTATAATCTTTCTCATTATCACCATTAAGTATCTTGTTTTACCAcctcagcacaaaaaaaaaatcaattatcaTAGAGGGTTGTTTCAGAGTAAAACATTTTATCATTAGCCAATTagaaagaacataaaaaaatttcaaggtcgccattttgcctttttatttcaaaggtctatagtaaattattttattttagacaaGCAATCATTCATAAGTTTCCTACCTGCTTTGTCATAATCTCCAAGCAGCTCATATTTCTCAAATATATCTTGTCTGGCTTGGACCACTTTTGACCCTCCCAGCCATTTTGTCATGTTCTGAAGTAAAAAATGATGTATAAGCTCCTTCCGAACCTTCTTGGTAGCTCCTAGCAACTCAATTGGTATGTTTGCAGCTAAATAGGGAAAGCTGGCATCAAACTTGATAAATTTGTCTCTGATTTCACTAATAACTTTGTGGCCATCTGCAGCAGGAACTCTTCCATATAGTGTTACAAAACTGGCTTCAAACAttacagagcagcagaatttgtacattttttctgtttcccaatCTGTTGCTTGTGAGCATTTCCATTCAAATATATCCTGGAGATTTTTCATCATGTGGTCAGAAATGATATCCAAAGGCTTGCCTTGTAGATACTGGTAGATTCTGTGCAGGTTTTCCTTGAGCTCAGGGAATTTTCCTCTTGACAAGGCTGGGTAGTCAAAAGTTTTGGATGCCATTTTATTAGCGAATTCATGAAATTCAAGTTGCTTGCTATTTCGGATGACATAGACGTATTGAAATGGGTCCATGATAAAGGTAATATATCTACCTGAATAGAAGAACAGGAAATAATTAGAGACACGTGCACTTTTATAATCTGGTGACTTCCAGAAGCAGTAACTGATAATAAGCCAAAGTCTATGAAAAaagaatgcaggaaaaaaacaacccaaagcaATGAATaaatctgcaaagaaaaaaaaaaagaagaaaaaatgatgaAACAAATATTATTTAGATTTTCTTTGTCAGGATGCAGATTCCATCAGCGTACACTTTGCAGGCTCTTCTAAAATCTGTGTGAAGCCATTTCCATGTAGATGGATCTACTGTTTGTGCCAGCAGTTGTGTGTGATCTCTTCAGTTGCGGTGCTCTGAAATAAGTCATTTACTCACGTCTAATTCATGAAAATACAGTGTGGAGTCATAGCAACATTTGGAAACTAGGTTTTCACCAGCAGAAAGCGAGAAACACACACATTTCACCTGCACAGAGGAAAGTGAATGACAGGGGCTGGAGTGGAAAACATGCCACCTAGGCAGCTTTTTTCCAAGCAGATGACACAGGAACTCAAAATCTGTCAGTTACAGCTTTAACTGCACGCTGCAAACCCCCAGCATTTAAAGCTTCTCTCACATCTGGCTCTTTTCCCCCCAAGCTTTGCTAACTCTTTGTTAAGAATGTGCTCAGTACCCACAACATGACTATCTTAGTTTATCAATGTGAAGTCACAGCCTACAACGTAGCAGGCATTTTTAGCACAGGCTGT
It includes:
- the LOC101813216 gene encoding 25-hydroxycholesterol 7-alpha-hydroxylase, producing MDPFQYVYVIRNSKQLEFHEFANKMASKTFDYPALSRGKFPELKENLHRIYQYLQGKPLDIISDHMMKNLQDIFEWKCSQATDWETEKMYKFCCSVMFEASFVTLYGRVPAADGHKVISEIRDKFIKFDASFPYLAANIPIELLGATKKVRKELIHHFLLQNMTKWLGGSKVVQARQDIFEKYELLGDYDKAAHHFAFLWASVGNTIPATFWAMYYLLRHPEALAAVRDEIDHLLQSTGQKRGPTYNIHLTREQLDNLVYLESALNESLRMCSSSMNIRISQEDFVLKLEGNQEVVLRKGDWIALYPQILHMDPEVYEDPKEYKFDRYIENGKKKTAFYKAGRKLKYFLMPFGSGISMCPGRFLAMNEMKMFLFILLSHFDVELAENKAVRLDNSRMGLGILLPDVDIAFRYKLRSLRN